One genomic region from Streptomyces sp. NBC_00582 encodes:
- the pflB gene encoding formate C-acetyltransferase, which translates to MTATVTAGERVTPAWRGFTGTHWRELIDVRDFIQANYTPYEGDAAFLTGPTDRTRAVWEKVGALFPEERARGILDVDVTTPSTITSHAPGYIDRDRELIVGLQTDAPLKRAIMPNGGLRMVENGLKAYGYEPDPFVTKVFGTYRKTHNDGVFDAYTPEMRTARKVGIITGLPDAYGRGRIIGDYRRVALYGTDRLIEAKRAEKARLDTEPSTEHVIRDREELAEQIRALGELTRMAATYGCDVSRPAVTAHEAVQWLYLGYLAAVKEQNGAAMSLGRTSTFLDVYLQRDLDEGTIDETRAQELIDDFVIKLRIVRFLRTPEYDALFSGDPTWVTESIGGIGVDGRPLVTRTSFRFLQTLYNLGPAPEPNLTVLWSPRLPAGFKEFCAQVSIDTSAIQYESDELLRPRNGDDTAIACCVSAMAVGKEMQFFGARVNLAKALLYAVNGGRDEMTGDQVTPEMPALTGEYLDFDELSAAYDRVLDWLAETYVNTLNVIHSMHDKYAYERLEMALHDHPVHRFMACGIAGLSVAADSLSAVRYARVKVFRDATGLAVDFRTEGDFPAYGNNDDRADDIAVGLVESFMAKVRRHPTHRDAEHTQSVLTITSNVVYGKHTGNTPDGRRAGQPFAPGANPMNGRDRHGVAASALSVAKLPYEQARDGISLTTTITPEGLGHDPTERAGHLVGILDAYMTVGGFHMNVNVLDRAVLEDAMEHPERYPDLTIRVSGYAVNFVRLTREQQLDVISRTFHGSL; encoded by the coding sequence ATGACCGCGACCGTGACAGCCGGTGAACGGGTCACCCCGGCCTGGCGAGGTTTCACCGGGACACATTGGCGCGAACTGATCGACGTCCGCGACTTCATCCAGGCCAACTACACCCCGTACGAGGGTGACGCGGCCTTCCTGACCGGTCCCACGGACCGCACCCGGGCCGTGTGGGAGAAGGTCGGCGCGCTGTTCCCCGAGGAGCGTGCGCGCGGAATCCTCGACGTCGACGTCACGACACCGTCGACGATCACCTCGCACGCCCCCGGCTACATCGACCGCGACCGCGAGCTGATCGTCGGTCTGCAGACGGACGCACCGCTCAAGCGGGCGATCATGCCGAACGGCGGTCTGCGCATGGTGGAGAACGGCCTGAAGGCGTACGGCTACGAGCCCGACCCGTTCGTGACGAAGGTCTTCGGGACCTACCGCAAGACCCACAACGACGGTGTCTTCGACGCCTACACGCCCGAGATGCGCACCGCCCGCAAGGTCGGCATCATCACCGGCCTGCCCGACGCCTACGGCCGTGGCCGGATCATCGGCGACTACCGGCGCGTCGCCCTCTACGGCACCGACCGGCTGATCGAGGCCAAGCGCGCCGAGAAGGCCCGGCTCGACACCGAGCCGTCGACCGAGCACGTCATCCGTGACCGCGAGGAACTCGCCGAGCAGATCAGGGCACTGGGCGAGCTGACCCGCATGGCGGCCACCTACGGCTGTGACGTCTCGCGTCCCGCGGTCACCGCCCACGAGGCCGTGCAGTGGCTCTACCTCGGCTACCTGGCCGCGGTGAAGGAGCAGAACGGCGCCGCGATGTCGCTGGGCCGCACCTCCACCTTCCTGGACGTCTACCTCCAGCGGGACCTGGACGAGGGGACGATCGACGAGACACGCGCCCAGGAGCTGATCGACGACTTCGTGATCAAGCTGCGGATCGTGCGCTTCCTGCGTACCCCGGAGTACGACGCCCTGTTCTCCGGCGACCCGACCTGGGTGACCGAATCGATCGGCGGCATCGGCGTCGACGGCCGTCCGCTGGTCACCCGCACCTCCTTCCGCTTCCTGCAGACCCTGTACAACCTCGGCCCCGCCCCCGAGCCCAACCTCACCGTGCTCTGGTCGCCCCGACTCCCCGCCGGGTTCAAGGAGTTCTGCGCGCAGGTCTCCATCGACACCAGTGCCATCCAGTACGAGTCCGACGAACTGCTGCGGCCCCGCAACGGTGACGACACGGCGATCGCCTGCTGTGTCTCCGCCATGGCGGTGGGCAAGGAGATGCAGTTCTTCGGAGCCCGGGTCAACCTCGCGAAGGCCCTGCTCTACGCCGTCAACGGCGGCCGGGACGAGATGACCGGCGACCAGGTCACCCCCGAGATGCCTGCGCTGACCGGCGAGTACCTGGACTTCGACGAGCTGTCGGCGGCGTACGACCGTGTCCTGGACTGGCTGGCCGAGACCTACGTCAACACGCTCAACGTCATCCACTCCATGCACGACAAGTACGCCTACGAGCGCCTCGAGATGGCCCTGCACGACCACCCCGTCCACCGCTTCATGGCCTGCGGCATCGCGGGGCTCTCCGTGGCAGCCGACAGTCTCTCGGCCGTCAGGTACGCGCGGGTGAAGGTGTTCCGGGACGCCACCGGGCTCGCCGTCGACTTCCGGACCGAGGGCGACTTCCCCGCGTACGGCAACAACGACGACCGCGCCGACGACATCGCCGTGGGTCTCGTGGAGTCCTTCATGGCCAAGGTGCGCCGGCACCCCACCCACCGGGACGCCGAGCACACCCAGTCGGTGCTGACGATCACCTCCAACGTCGTCTACGGCAAGCACACCGGCAACACCCCCGACGGGCGCCGTGCCGGGCAGCCCTTCGCGCCCGGCGCCAACCCGATGAACGGCCGGGACCGGCACGGCGTCGCCGCCTCCGCGCTGTCGGTCGCCAAACTGCCGTACGAGCAGGCCCGCGACGGCATCTCGCTGACCACGACCATCACCCCGGAGGGACTGGGACACGACCCGACCGAGCGCGCGGGACACCTGGTCGGCATCCTCGACGCCTATATGACCGTCGGCGGCTTCCACATGAACGTCAACGTCCTCGACCGGGCCGTGCTGGAGGACGCCATGGAGCACCCGGAGAGGTACCCGGACCTGACGATCCGGGTCTCCGGATACGCCGTCAACTTCGTCCGGCTGACCCGTGAGCAGCAGCTCGACGTCATCAGCCGCACCTTCCACGGATCGCTGTGA
- a CDS encoding VanZ family protein — translation MHRIPSPSAPPRRLRGVVFLGLAVLGLASAAFLVRRPLMMSAPMCMAGRWHGCFDTFNGVVLMTLVALPLAALVAWALAHRRRAAGVTSAWRMSWAEVGMVYGTVPFLWLTMMPGAAPGIAPARVSLVPLRDLVTMGPLGIIGNLLVFASLGFFAPMRFAALASPPRILALGAGCSVLVETAQYVLRLDRVSSVDDVLVNAAGAVLAGLASRRWWRTTAQAPSDRPRPAPEPEPGPAG, via the coding sequence ATGCATCGCATCCCATCCCCGTCGGCGCCGCCCCGCCGCCTGCGCGGGGTCGTGTTCCTCGGCCTGGCGGTCCTCGGCCTGGCGAGCGCCGCGTTCCTGGTGCGGCGGCCGCTCATGATGTCCGCACCGATGTGCATGGCCGGGCGGTGGCACGGCTGCTTCGACACGTTCAACGGTGTGGTGCTCATGACGTTGGTCGCGCTGCCGTTGGCCGCGCTGGTGGCGTGGGCCCTGGCGCACCGACGGCGTGCCGCCGGGGTCACCTCGGCGTGGCGGATGTCGTGGGCCGAGGTGGGAATGGTGTACGGGACGGTGCCGTTCCTGTGGCTGACCATGATGCCGGGCGCCGCGCCCGGCATCGCCCCCGCCCGGGTGAGCCTGGTACCGCTGCGGGACCTGGTCACGATGGGGCCGCTCGGGATCATCGGGAACCTGCTGGTCTTCGCGTCGCTGGGGTTCTTCGCCCCGATGCGCTTCGCCGCACTGGCGTCGCCGCCGCGGATCCTGGCGCTCGGGGCGGGCTGCTCGGTCCTGGTGGAGACCGCGCAGTACGTCCTGCGGCTGGACCGGGTGTCCTCCGTGGACGACGTGCTGGTCAACGCCGCCGGCGCCGTGCTGGCGGGGCTGGCGTCGCGCCGCTGGTGGCGCACCACGGCGCAAGCGCCGTCGGACCGGCCTCGCCCCGCGCCGGAACCGGAACCGGGACCGGCGGGCTGA
- the pflA gene encoding pyruvate formate-lyase-activating protein has product MTRTTTGRIHSWDLSTGVDGPGTRFVLFVSGCPLRCLYCANPDTWHMRDGREATVDDVMAEIDKYRAFLTAAGGGVTVTGGEPLLQSAFTAAVLRRCKEAGLHTALDTSGFLGARADDALLADTDLVLLDIKSFDLRTYTKLTGGELAPTLSFATRLDRLGVPVWVRYVLVPGWTDDEAAVDGLGAFLAGLSTVERVDILPFHKLGAHKYDALGIPFPLKDTPTPDRDLVERVRAQFRGHGLRAV; this is encoded by the coding sequence GTGACCAGGACGACGACCGGCCGGATCCACTCCTGGGACCTGTCCACCGGCGTGGACGGTCCCGGGACCCGGTTCGTCCTCTTCGTCAGCGGCTGCCCCCTGCGCTGCCTGTACTGCGCCAACCCCGACACCTGGCACATGCGGGACGGCCGGGAGGCCACGGTGGACGACGTGATGGCGGAGATCGACAAGTACCGGGCCTTCCTCACGGCGGCCGGCGGGGGAGTGACCGTGACGGGCGGCGAGCCCCTCCTGCAGTCCGCGTTCACCGCGGCCGTGCTGCGCCGCTGCAAGGAGGCCGGACTGCACACCGCCCTCGACACCTCCGGTTTCCTCGGCGCCCGCGCCGACGACGCGCTCCTCGCCGACACCGACCTGGTCCTGCTGGACATCAAGTCCTTCGACCTGCGCACCTACACGAAGCTGACCGGCGGCGAACTGGCCCCCACGCTCAGCTTCGCCACCCGCCTGGACCGGCTCGGCGTCCCCGTGTGGGTCCGTTACGTCCTGGTGCCCGGCTGGACCGACGACGAGGCCGCCGTCGACGGTCTGGGCGCCTTCCTCGCGGGCCTGTCCACCGTGGAACGCGTCGACATCCTGCCGTTCCACAAGCTCGGCGCCCACAAGTACGACGCCCTCGGCATCCCCTTCCCGCTGAAGGACACCCCGACGCCGGACCGTGACCTCGTCGAGCGGGTGCGCGCACAGTTCCGGGGACACGGGCTGCGGGCGGTGTGA
- a CDS encoding phosphoketolase family protein, which produces MPRVEHQDATVLSDEELRVLDAHWRAANYLAAGQIYLMSNPLLTGPLEPEHIKPRLLGHWGTSPGLNLVYTHLNRVIKARGLDALCVWGPGHGGPSVLANSWLEGSYSETYPDVPRDGEGMARLFRQFSFPGGVPSHVAPETPGSIHEGGELGYSLSHAYGAAFDNPGLLVACVIGDGEAETGPLAASWHSNKFLDPVHDGAVLPILHLNGYKIANPTVLSRLPESELDDLLRGYGHEPIHVTGDDPTQVHRAMARAMDDALDRIAVMQRTAREDGVTERVHWPVIVLRTPKGWTGPAEVDGVPVEGTWRAHQVPLAEVRENPEHLRQLETWLRSYRPQELFGPDGRPAADVLACVPDGTKRLGASPYANGGLLVRDLPIPPLDEFAVPVDKPGTTLHEPTRVLGDLLARVMKDTGGRRDFRLVGPDETASNRLQAVFDVSGKAWQARHLPVDEHLEHHGRVLEILSEHTCQGWLEGYLLTGRHGLFSCYEAFVHIVDSMVNQHIKWLKTSRELPWRAPIASLNYLLTSHVWRQDHNGFSHQDPGFVDHVLNKSPEVVRVYLPPDANTLLSVADHALRSRDYVNVVVAGKQPCFDWLTMDQARAHCARGAGIWEWAGTENCGEPDVVLACAGDVPTQEVLAAAQLLRRHLPDLAVRVVNVVDMTRLLPREEHPHGMSDFEYDGLFTADKPVIFAYHGYPWLIHRLAYRRTGHKNLHVRGYKESGTTTTPFDMVVRNDLDRYRLVMDVIDRVPGLAVRAAAVRQRMADARTRHHDWIRAHGTDLPEVADWTWDA; this is translated from the coding sequence ATGCCCAGGGTCGAACACCAGGACGCCACCGTACTGTCCGACGAGGAACTGCGCGTCCTGGACGCACACTGGCGCGCCGCGAACTACCTGGCGGCGGGCCAGATCTATCTGATGTCCAACCCGCTGCTCACCGGGCCCCTCGAACCCGAGCACATCAAGCCCCGGCTGCTCGGTCACTGGGGTACCTCGCCCGGCCTGAACCTCGTGTACACGCACCTCAACCGGGTGATCAAGGCCCGCGGCCTGGACGCGCTGTGCGTGTGGGGGCCGGGGCACGGAGGACCGTCGGTGCTGGCCAACTCCTGGCTGGAGGGCAGTTACAGCGAGACCTACCCGGACGTTCCGAGGGACGGCGAGGGCATGGCCCGGCTGTTCCGGCAGTTCTCCTTCCCCGGCGGGGTGCCCAGCCATGTCGCGCCCGAGACACCCGGCTCGATCCACGAGGGCGGTGAACTCGGCTACTCCCTCTCCCACGCCTACGGCGCCGCCTTCGACAACCCCGGCCTGCTGGTCGCCTGTGTGATCGGCGACGGGGAGGCGGAGACCGGACCGCTGGCCGCCTCCTGGCACTCCAACAAGTTCCTCGACCCCGTCCACGACGGCGCGGTCCTGCCGATCCTGCACCTCAACGGCTACAAGATCGCCAATCCGACCGTGCTCTCCCGCCTGCCGGAGTCCGAACTCGACGACCTGCTGCGGGGATACGGTCACGAGCCGATCCACGTGACCGGCGACGACCCCACCCAGGTCCACCGGGCCATGGCCCGGGCGATGGACGACGCGCTGGACCGCATCGCCGTGATGCAGCGGACCGCCCGGGAGGACGGCGTCACCGAGCGCGTGCACTGGCCGGTGATCGTCCTGCGAACCCCGAAGGGCTGGACGGGCCCCGCCGAGGTCGACGGGGTGCCCGTCGAGGGCACCTGGCGGGCCCATCAGGTCCCCCTCGCCGAAGTACGCGAGAACCCCGAGCACCTGCGCCAGTTGGAGACGTGGCTGCGCTCGTACAGGCCGCAGGAGCTCTTCGGACCCGACGGCCGCCCCGCCGCCGATGTCCTCGCCTGCGTCCCCGACGGAACCAAGCGGCTCGGTGCCTCCCCGTACGCCAACGGCGGGCTGCTCGTGCGCGACCTGCCCATTCCGCCGCTCGACGAGTTCGCCGTCCCGGTCGACAAGCCGGGCACGACCCTGCACGAGCCGACCCGTGTCCTCGGCGACCTCCTCGCCCGGGTGATGAAGGACACCGGCGGCCGCCGCGACTTCCGGCTGGTCGGGCCCGACGAGACGGCCTCGAACCGGCTCCAGGCCGTCTTCGACGTCAGTGGCAAGGCATGGCAGGCACGGCACCTTCCCGTGGACGAGCACCTGGAGCACCACGGCCGGGTGCTGGAGATCCTGTCGGAGCACACCTGCCAGGGCTGGCTCGAGGGGTATCTGCTGACCGGCCGGCACGGGCTGTTCTCCTGCTACGAGGCGTTCGTGCACATTGTCGACTCGATGGTCAACCAGCACATCAAGTGGCTCAAGACGTCCCGGGAGCTGCCGTGGCGCGCCCCGATCGCCTCCCTCAACTACCTGCTCACCTCCCACGTCTGGCGACAGGACCACAACGGCTTCTCCCACCAGGACCCCGGTTTCGTCGATCACGTCCTCAACAAGAGCCCCGAGGTCGTAAGGGTCTATCTGCCGCCGGACGCCAACACCCTGCTGTCGGTGGCCGACCACGCCCTGCGCAGCCGCGACTACGTCAACGTCGTCGTCGCGGGCAAGCAGCCCTGTTTCGACTGGCTGACCATGGACCAGGCCCGCGCCCACTGCGCGCGCGGCGCCGGGATCTGGGAGTGGGCCGGCACGGAGAACTGCGGTGAGCCGGACGTCGTCCTCGCCTGTGCCGGGGACGTGCCCACCCAGGAGGTCCTGGCCGCCGCGCAGCTGTTGCGCCGGCACCTCCCGGACCTCGCCGTCCGCGTGGTCAACGTGGTCGACATGACCCGCCTCCTGCCGCGCGAGGAACACCCGCACGGGATGAGCGACTTCGAGTACGACGGCCTGTTCACCGCGGACAAGCCGGTGATCTTCGCCTACCACGGCTACCCGTGGCTCATCCACCGCCTCGCCTACCGCCGCACCGGCCACAAGAACCTGCACGTGCGCGGCTACAAGGAGTCCGGCACGACGACCACGCCGTTCGACATGGTCGTCCGCAACGACCTCGACCGCTACCGCCTGGTCATGGACGTCATCGACCGCGTCCCGGGTCTCGCGGTGCGCGCCGCCGCCGTACGGCAGCGGATGGCCGACGCCCGCACCCGGCACCACGACTGGATCCGCGCACACGGCACCGACCTGCCCGAGGTCGCCGACTGGACCTGGGACGCCTGA
- a CDS encoding MFS transporter, giving the protein MLALATVGFAVNFWAWALLSPLGPRFKDGLDLSSFQQSLLVAVPVVVGSLGRIPVGALTDRFGGRVMFPIVSAATIVPVLYLGLAGHSSLAALLVGGFFLGIGGTAFAVGVPLVNAWFPPERRGLAIGVFGAGMGGTAISALSTVKLVDAHGMTTPFLITAAVLAAYALVAALLLRDAPGRTVPTEPLARRLAATARLGITWQASALYAVAFGGYVAFSVYLPTYLKTGYGLTQADAANRMAGFVLLAVAMRPVGGWLSDRTGPVRVLAGALAVVVAGAVAQSFTPVLAPVGTAAFLAMAAALGAASGATFALVALLTPADRVGSVTGVVGAAGGLGGFLPPLVMGSLYGAYGTYAAGLALLAIVASAALIYTLTTVRAAVEGGGRTPRTSGGRGQHTTAGTTA; this is encoded by the coding sequence ATGCTGGCCCTGGCCACCGTCGGTTTCGCCGTGAACTTCTGGGCGTGGGCGCTGCTAAGCCCGCTCGGCCCCCGGTTCAAGGACGGCCTCGACCTGTCCTCGTTCCAGCAGTCGCTGCTGGTGGCGGTGCCGGTCGTGGTCGGCTCCCTGGGCCGGATCCCGGTGGGCGCGCTGACCGACCGGTTCGGCGGGCGGGTGATGTTCCCCATCGTGTCGGCGGCCACCATCGTGCCCGTGCTCTACCTCGGCCTGGCCGGCCACTCCTCCCTCGCCGCCCTGCTGGTCGGCGGGTTCTTCCTCGGGATCGGCGGCACCGCCTTCGCCGTCGGCGTCCCCCTCGTCAACGCCTGGTTCCCGCCCGAGCGGCGCGGCCTCGCCATCGGCGTCTTCGGCGCCGGCATGGGCGGCACCGCGATCAGCGCCCTGAGCACGGTGAAGCTGGTCGACGCGCACGGCATGACGACCCCCTTCCTGATCACCGCCGCCGTCCTGGCCGCGTACGCCCTGGTCGCCGCGCTGCTGCTGCGCGACGCGCCCGGACGGACCGTGCCGACCGAGCCGCTGGCCCGTCGGCTGGCCGCCACCGCACGGCTCGGCATCACCTGGCAGGCGTCCGCCCTGTACGCGGTGGCCTTCGGCGGATACGTCGCCTTCTCCGTCTATCTGCCCACCTACCTCAAGACCGGCTACGGCCTCACCCAGGCCGACGCGGCGAACCGCATGGCCGGGTTCGTGCTGCTGGCGGTGGCGATGCGCCCGGTCGGCGGCTGGCTGTCCGACCGGACGGGCCCGGTCCGGGTGCTGGCCGGGGCGCTGGCCGTGGTCGTGGCCGGGGCCGTGGCCCAGTCGTTCACCCCGGTGCTGGCGCCGGTGGGCACCGCCGCCTTCCTGGCCATGGCCGCCGCGCTCGGCGCGGCCAGCGGCGCGACCTTCGCCCTGGTGGCCCTGCTCACCCCGGCCGACCGGGTCGGCTCCGTCACCGGCGTGGTCGGCGCCGCGGGCGGACTGGGCGGCTTCCTGCCGCCGCTCGTGATGGGCTCGCTGTACGGCGCGTACGGGACCTACGCGGCCGGTCTCGCCCTGCTCGCGATCGTGGCCTCCGCGGCGCTGATCTACACCCTCACCACGGTCCGTGCCGCTGTCGAGGGCGGCGGTCGCACCCCGCGCACCAGCGGCGGGCGGGGGCAGCACACCACCGCCGGCACCACCGCGTAG
- a CDS encoding response regulator transcription factor, giving the protein MPEARTFTEQTPVRVFLVDDHEVVRRGLADLLDAEPDISVIGDAGTVDHALARGPALRPDVAVLDVRLPDGDGISVCRELRSRMPDLACLMLTSFDDEEALLDAIMAGASGYVLKQIKGSDLVSAVRTVASGQSMLDPATTARLMRSLRAEPADTPAAPSELASLSPREKDILALIGDGLTNREIGKRLYLSEKTVKNHISRLLAKLGVQRRVQAAVLASHLRQPEAGGHRTG; this is encoded by the coding sequence ATGCCAGAGGCACGCACTTTCACCGAGCAGACCCCCGTCCGGGTGTTCCTCGTGGACGACCACGAGGTGGTTCGCCGCGGTCTGGCCGACCTGCTCGACGCCGAGCCGGACATCTCGGTGATCGGCGACGCCGGCACCGTCGACCACGCCCTCGCCCGCGGCCCCGCGCTGCGCCCCGACGTCGCCGTCCTCGACGTACGCCTGCCGGACGGCGACGGCATCTCCGTCTGCCGCGAACTGCGCAGCAGGATGCCGGACCTGGCCTGCCTGATGCTGACCTCGTTCGACGACGAGGAGGCCCTCCTCGACGCGATCATGGCCGGCGCCTCCGGCTACGTCCTCAAGCAGATCAAGGGCTCCGACCTCGTCTCGGCGGTACGCACCGTCGCCTCGGGCCAGTCGATGCTGGACCCCGCCACCACGGCCCGGCTCATGCGCTCCCTGCGCGCCGAACCGGCGGACACCCCGGCCGCCCCCTCCGAACTGGCGAGCCTCTCACCCCGTGAGAAGGACATCCTGGCCCTGATCGGCGACGGGCTGACCAACCGCGAGATCGGCAAGCGGCTCTACCTCTCGGAGAAGACCGTCAAGAACCACATCTCCCGCCTCCTGGCCAAACTGGGCGTGCAGCGCCGGGTCCAGGCGGCGGTGCTCGCCTCCCACCTGCGACAGCCGGAAGCGGGCGGACACCGGACCGGGTGA
- a CDS encoding response regulator transcription factor: MRVLIVEDEPYLAEAVRDGLRLEAIAADIAGDGDSALELLSVNSYDLAVLDRDIPGPSGDEVARRIVASGSGIPILMLTAADRIDDKASGFGLGADDYLTKPFELRELVLRLRALDRRRAYARPPVRELAGLRLDPFRREVFRDGRYVALTRKQFAVLEVLVAAEGGVVNAEELLERAWDENADPFTNAVRITVSALRKRLGEPWVISTVPGVGYRVDTGPGTTRQGGTHA, encoded by the coding sequence ATGCGCGTACTGATCGTGGAGGACGAGCCCTATCTCGCCGAAGCCGTCCGTGACGGTCTGCGGCTGGAGGCGATCGCCGCGGACATCGCCGGTGACGGCGACTCCGCACTGGAGCTGTTGAGCGTCAACTCCTACGACCTCGCCGTCCTCGACCGCGACATCCCCGGCCCCTCCGGCGACGAGGTCGCCCGGCGCATCGTCGCCTCCGGCAGCGGCATCCCGATCCTCATGCTGACCGCTGCCGACCGGATCGACGACAAGGCGTCCGGGTTCGGGCTCGGCGCCGACGACTACCTCACCAAGCCGTTCGAGCTGCGCGAGCTCGTGCTGCGGCTGAGGGCGCTCGACCGCAGGCGCGCGTACGCCCGGCCTCCGGTCCGCGAGCTCGCGGGCCTGCGGCTCGACCCCTTCCGCCGGGAGGTCTTCCGTGACGGACGGTACGTGGCCCTGACCCGTAAGCAGTTCGCCGTCCTGGAAGTCCTCGTCGCCGCCGAGGGCGGGGTCGTCAACGCCGAAGAGCTGCTGGAGCGGGCCTGGGACGAGAACGCCGACCCCTTCACCAACGCCGTGCGCATCACCGTCTCCGCCCTGCGCAAGCGGCTCGGCGAACCCTGGGTCATCTCCACCGTGCCGGGTGTCGGCTACCGCGTCGACACCGGCCCCGGCACCACCCGCCAGGGCGGGACGCATGCGTAG
- the gap gene encoding type I glyceraldehyde-3-phosphate dehydrogenase, with product MTVRVGINGFGRIGRTYLRAALDRAEEGTQDVEVVAINDITSPATLAHLLEYDSTFGRIGRDVEHDDSSITVDGRRIAVTAERDPAALQWSDHGADIVVESTGRFRDRDSAALHLKGGARTVLLSAPGKGVDATIVMGVNDRTYDRHRDRVVSAASCTTNCVAPMVKVLDDAFGVERGVMTTIHGYTNDQSLLDGPHKDLRRARSAALSIIPTSTGAARAVGLVVPELAGALDGIAVRVPVEDGSLTDLAVVLTREASADEINAAFEAAAAGPLNGILRVSQAPIVSRDVIGDPSSCVFDPALTQANGTLAKVFGWYDNEWGYTNRLLDLTALVADDRTGEPR from the coding sequence ATGACCGTACGCGTCGGCATCAACGGCTTCGGCCGCATCGGCCGCACCTATCTGCGCGCCGCCCTCGACCGCGCCGAGGAGGGCACCCAGGACGTCGAGGTGGTCGCGATCAACGACATCACCTCACCGGCGACCCTCGCCCACCTGCTGGAGTACGACTCCACCTTCGGCCGCATCGGGCGCGACGTCGAGCACGACGACAGCTCGATCACCGTCGACGGGCGCCGTATCGCCGTCACCGCCGAACGCGACCCGGCCGCCCTCCAGTGGTCCGACCACGGCGCCGACATCGTCGTCGAGTCCACGGGCCGCTTCCGCGACCGCGACTCCGCGGCCCTGCACCTCAAGGGCGGCGCCCGTACGGTGCTGCTTTCGGCGCCCGGCAAGGGGGTGGACGCCACCATCGTGATGGGCGTCAACGACCGGACCTACGACCGCCACCGCGACCGCGTCGTCTCCGCCGCCTCCTGCACCACCAACTGCGTCGCCCCGATGGTGAAGGTCCTCGACGACGCCTTCGGCGTCGAGCGCGGCGTCATGACCACCATCCACGGCTACACCAACGACCAGTCCCTCCTCGACGGACCCCACAAGGACCTGCGCCGGGCCCGCTCCGCCGCCCTCAGCATCATCCCCACCAGCACCGGCGCCGCCCGCGCCGTGGGCCTGGTGGTGCCGGAGCTGGCCGGGGCGCTCGACGGGATCGCGGTCCGGGTGCCCGTGGAGGACGGCTCACTCACCGACCTCGCCGTCGTCCTCACCCGGGAGGCGAGCGCGGACGAGATCAACGCCGCGTTCGAGGCGGCGGCGGCCGGCCCGCTGAACGGCATCCTGCGGGTCTCCCAGGCCCCCATCGTCTCCCGCGACGTGATCGGCGACCCCTCGTCCTGCGTCTTCGACCCCGCCCTGACGCAGGCCAACGGCACTCTGGCGAAGGTCTTCGGCTGGTACGACAACGAGTGGGGCTACACCAACCGTCTCCTGGACCTGACGGCCCTGGTGGCGGACGACCGGACGGGCGAGCCGCGATGA